A DNA window from Rhinolophus sinicus isolate RSC01 linkage group LG10, ASM3656204v1, whole genome shotgun sequence contains the following coding sequences:
- the PPP4R2 gene encoding serine/threonine-protein phosphatase 4 regulatory subunit 2 isoform X2 has translation MKLTIQWSQFKGYFIFKLEKVMDDFRTSAPEPRGPPNPNVEYIPFDEMKERILKIVTGFNGIPFTIQRLCELLTDPRRNYTGTDKFLRGVEKNVMVVSCVYPSSEKNNSNSLNRMNGVMFPGSSPNYTERSNINGPGTPRPLNRPKVSLSVPMTTNGLPESTDGKESNSQQSEDKNHSDSPTPESEGSSVSPIKNKHPGEDAVETEGREVKRLRFDKESEVRETASQTSSSEISSVMVEETEASSSSRDKDKESSCTRQHCSEEEEEEEEEEEEESFVTSREIIPERKNQEKESNDALTVNEETSEENSQMEESDLTQAEKDLHSEDSENLGPVSSGSDCRETEEIVGSNSSKTGEILSESPMENDHKAPEVTDEPMEQD, from the exons GATTCAGTGGTCCCAATTTAAaggctattttattttcaaactggaGAAAGTGATGGATGATTTCAGAACGTCAGCTCCTGAACCAAGAGGTCCACCCAACCCTAATGTCGAATATATTCCCTTTgatgaaatgaaggaaagaatacTGAAAATTGTCACTGGATTTAATGG TATCCCTTTTACTATTCAGCGACTATGTGAATTGCTAACAGATCCAAGGAGAAACTATACAGGAACAGACAAATTTCTTAGAGGAGTAGagaag AATGTGATGGTTGTTAGCTGTGTTTATCCTTCTTCAGA aaaaaacaattctaatAGTTTAAATCGAATGAATGGTGTTATGTTTCCTGGAAGTTCACCAAATTATACTGAGAG GTCTAATATAAATGGGCCCGGAACACCTAGGCCACTTAATCGACCAAAGGTTTCTTTGTCAGTCCCCATGACAACAAATGGCTTGCCTGAGAGTACAGATGGCAAAGAGTCAAACTCACAGCAAAGTGAGGACAAAAATCACAG tGACTCCCCAACACCTGAATCGGAAGGTTCCTCAGTGAGccctataaaaaataaacatccagGTGAAGATGCTGTGGAAACTGAAGGGCGTGAGGTAAAAAGACTTCGGTTTGACAAAGAAAGTGAAGTCAGGGAGACAGCCAGTCAGACATCTTCCAGTGAAATTTCTTCAGTTATGGTAGAAGAAACAGAAGCATCGTCTTCATCTCgggataaagacaaagaaagtagTTGTACCAGGCAGCACTGttcagaagaggaggaagaagaggaggaagaggaggaagaag agTCTTTTGTGACATCAAGAGAAATTAtcccagaaagaaaaaatcaagaaaaagaatctAATGATGCCTTGACTGTGAATGAAGAGACTTCTGAGGAAAATAGTCAAATGGAGGAATCTGATCTGACTCAAGCAGAAAAAGATTTACATTCTGAAGATAGTGAAAATCTAGGCCCTGTAAGTAGTGGTTCTGATTGCCGTGAGACAGAAGAAATAGTAGGATCCAATTCCAGTAAAACTGGAGAGATTCTCTCAGAATCCCCCATGGAAAATGACCACAAAGCCCCAGAAGTCACAGATGAACCAATGGAACAAGACTAA
- the PPP4R2 gene encoding serine/threonine-protein phosphatase 4 regulatory subunit 2 isoform X1: MDIERLQEALKDFEKRGKKEVCPILDQFLCHVAKTGETMIQWSQFKGYFIFKLEKVMDDFRTSAPEPRGPPNPNVEYIPFDEMKERILKIVTGFNGIPFTIQRLCELLTDPRRNYTGTDKFLRGVEKNVMVVSCVYPSSEKNNSNSLNRMNGVMFPGSSPNYTERSNINGPGTPRPLNRPKVSLSVPMTTNGLPESTDGKESNSQQSEDKNHSDSPTPESEGSSVSPIKNKHPGEDAVETEGREVKRLRFDKESEVRETASQTSSSEISSVMVEETEASSSSRDKDKESSCTRQHCSEEEEEEEEEEEEESFVTSREIIPERKNQEKESNDALTVNEETSEENSQMEESDLTQAEKDLHSEDSENLGPVSSGSDCRETEEIVGSNSSKTGEILSESPMENDHKAPEVTDEPMEQD, from the exons GATTCAGTGGTCCCAATTTAAaggctattttattttcaaactggaGAAAGTGATGGATGATTTCAGAACGTCAGCTCCTGAACCAAGAGGTCCACCCAACCCTAATGTCGAATATATTCCCTTTgatgaaatgaaggaaagaatacTGAAAATTGTCACTGGATTTAATGG TATCCCTTTTACTATTCAGCGACTATGTGAATTGCTAACAGATCCAAGGAGAAACTATACAGGAACAGACAAATTTCTTAGAGGAGTAGagaag AATGTGATGGTTGTTAGCTGTGTTTATCCTTCTTCAGA aaaaaacaattctaatAGTTTAAATCGAATGAATGGTGTTATGTTTCCTGGAAGTTCACCAAATTATACTGAGAG GTCTAATATAAATGGGCCCGGAACACCTAGGCCACTTAATCGACCAAAGGTTTCTTTGTCAGTCCCCATGACAACAAATGGCTTGCCTGAGAGTACAGATGGCAAAGAGTCAAACTCACAGCAAAGTGAGGACAAAAATCACAG tGACTCCCCAACACCTGAATCGGAAGGTTCCTCAGTGAGccctataaaaaataaacatccagGTGAAGATGCTGTGGAAACTGAAGGGCGTGAGGTAAAAAGACTTCGGTTTGACAAAGAAAGTGAAGTCAGGGAGACAGCCAGTCAGACATCTTCCAGTGAAATTTCTTCAGTTATGGTAGAAGAAACAGAAGCATCGTCTTCATCTCgggataaagacaaagaaagtagTTGTACCAGGCAGCACTGttcagaagaggaggaagaagaggaggaagaggaggaagaag agTCTTTTGTGACATCAAGAGAAATTAtcccagaaagaaaaaatcaagaaaaagaatctAATGATGCCTTGACTGTGAATGAAGAGACTTCTGAGGAAAATAGTCAAATGGAGGAATCTGATCTGACTCAAGCAGAAAAAGATTTACATTCTGAAGATAGTGAAAATCTAGGCCCTGTAAGTAGTGGTTCTGATTGCCGTGAGACAGAAGAAATAGTAGGATCCAATTCCAGTAAAACTGGAGAGATTCTCTCAGAATCCCCCATGGAAAATGACCACAAAGCCCCAGAAGTCACAGATGAACCAATGGAACAAGACTAA